One part of the Numenius arquata chromosome 24, bNumArq3.hap1.1, whole genome shotgun sequence genome encodes these proteins:
- the FKBP5 gene encoding peptidyl-prolyl cis-trans isomerase FKBP5 isoform X2 — MKFPFGAGKFLVRGLCEETMTTDEATKSEGEVQAAALAERGEDITPARDRGVLKIIKRPGSEDESPMIGDKVYVHYKGKLANGKKFDSSRDRNEPFVFSLGKGQVIKAWDIGVATMKKGEICYLLCKPEYAYGSAGSAPKIPSNATLFFEVELLDFKGEDLFEDGGIIRRIKRKGEGYSNPNEGATVEIHLEGFCGGTRFDCKDVKFVVGEGEDHDIPIGIDKALEKMQRGEHCILYLGPRYGFGEAGKPKYGIQANAELVYEVTLKSFEKAKESWEMDTKEKLEQAAIVKEKGTMYFKEGKYLQAVIQYGKIVSWLEMEYGLSEKESKASDSFLLAAFLNLAMCYLKLREYAKAVECCDKALGLDQDNEKGLYRRGEARLLMNEFELAKCDFQKVLEVNPQNKAAKSQISVCQKKTKEHNERDRRIYANMFTKFAERDAKEAASKTGVEKAAEKVAGEKGPKTPGAEDEEAEGDV; from the exons GTCCGGGGCTTATGCGAGGAGACCATGACCACTGATGAGGCCACCAAGAGCGAAGGGGAGGTGCAGGCGGCGGCTCTGGCCGAGCGCGGGGAGGACATCACGCCGGCTCGAGACCGAGGGGTCctgaag aTAATTAAGCGACCCGGGAGCGAAGATGAGTCTCCCATGATTGGGGACAAGGTTTATGTCCACTACAAAGGCAAACTGGCCAACGGCAAAAAATTTGACTCCAGCCGCGATCGGAACGAGCCCTTTGTCTTCAGCCTGGGCAAGG GTCAGGTAATCAAGGCGTGGGACATCGGGGTGGCTACCATGAAGAAGGGGGAGATCTGCTACTTGCTCTGCAAACCCGAGTACGCGTACGGCTCTGCTGGCAGtgcccccaaaatcccctccaaCGCCACCCTCTTCTTTGAG gtcgaGCTGCTTGACTTCAAAGGCGAGGACTTGTTTGAGGATGGAGGGATAATCAGGAGGAtcaagaggaagggagaaggttACTCCAACCCTAACGAAGGTGCTACGGTGGAAA TTCACCTGGAAGGATTCTGCGGCGGCACCAGGTTCGACTGCAAAGATGTCAAGTTCGTGGTGGGCGAAGGGGAGGACCATGACATCCCCATCGGCATCGACAAAGCCCTGGAGAAGATGCAGAGGGGGGAACACTGCATCCTCTACCTCGGGCCACG GTACGGCTTTGGGGAGGCGGGGAAGCCAAAATACGGGATCCAGGCGAACGCGGAGCTGGTGTACGAGGTTACgctgaaaagctttgaaaag GCCAAGGAGTCGTGGGAGATGGACACCAAAGAGaagctggagcaggctgccatCGTCAAGGAGAAAGGCACAATGTACTTCAAG GAAGGCAAATACCTGCAGGCGGTGATTCAGTACGGGAAGATCGTGTCCTGGCTGGAGATGGAATATGGCTTGTCTGAGAAAGAGTCGAAAGCCTCCGACTCCTTCCTCCTGGCTGCCTTCCTCAACCTGGCCATGTGCTACCTGAAGCTGCGAGAGTACGCCAAAGCCGTCGAGTGCTGCGATAAG GCACTGGGACTAGACCAGGACAACGAGAAGGGCTTATACCGGAGGGGCGAAGCCAGGTTATTGATGAACGAGTTCGAGCTGGCAAAATGTGACTTTCAAAAAGTGCTGGAAGTGAATCCACAGAACAAAGCAGCGAAATCCCAGATCTCCGTCTGCCAGAAGAAAACGAAGGAGCACAACGAGCGGGACCGGAGGATCTATGCCAACATGTTCACAAAGTTTGCGGAGAGGGATGCAAAG GAAGCAGCTAGCAAAACCGGGGTCGAAAAAGCGGCGGAGAAAGTAGCTGGTGAAAAGGGACCCAAAACTCCCGGTGCTGAAGACGAAGAGGCTGAAGGAGACgtatga
- the FKBP5 gene encoding peptidyl-prolyl cis-trans isomerase FKBP5 isoform X1 — MTTDEATKSEGEVQAAALAERGEDITPARDRGVLKIIKRPGSEDESPMIGDKVYVHYKGKLANGKKFDSSRDRNEPFVFSLGKGQVIKAWDIGVATMKKGEICYLLCKPEYAYGSAGSAPKIPSNATLFFEVELLDFKGEDLFEDGGIIRRIKRKGEGYSNPNEGATVEIHLEGFCGGTRFDCKDVKFVVGEGEDHDIPIGIDKALEKMQRGEHCILYLGPRYGFGEAGKPKYGIQANAELVYEVTLKSFEKAKESWEMDTKEKLEQAAIVKEKGTMYFKEGKYLQAVIQYGKIVSWLEMEYGLSEKESKASDSFLLAAFLNLAMCYLKLREYAKAVECCDKALGLDQDNEKGLYRRGEARLLMNEFELAKCDFQKVLEVNPQNKAAKSQISVCQKKTKEHNERDRRIYANMFTKFAERDAKEAASKTGVEKAAEKVAGEKGPKTPGAEDEEAEGDV; from the exons ATGACCACTGATGAGGCCACCAAGAGCGAAGGGGAGGTGCAGGCGGCGGCTCTGGCCGAGCGCGGGGAGGACATCACGCCGGCTCGAGACCGAGGGGTCctgaag aTAATTAAGCGACCCGGGAGCGAAGATGAGTCTCCCATGATTGGGGACAAGGTTTATGTCCACTACAAAGGCAAACTGGCCAACGGCAAAAAATTTGACTCCAGCCGCGATCGGAACGAGCCCTTTGTCTTCAGCCTGGGCAAGG GTCAGGTAATCAAGGCGTGGGACATCGGGGTGGCTACCATGAAGAAGGGGGAGATCTGCTACTTGCTCTGCAAACCCGAGTACGCGTACGGCTCTGCTGGCAGtgcccccaaaatcccctccaaCGCCACCCTCTTCTTTGAG gtcgaGCTGCTTGACTTCAAAGGCGAGGACTTGTTTGAGGATGGAGGGATAATCAGGAGGAtcaagaggaagggagaaggttACTCCAACCCTAACGAAGGTGCTACGGTGGAAA TTCACCTGGAAGGATTCTGCGGCGGCACCAGGTTCGACTGCAAAGATGTCAAGTTCGTGGTGGGCGAAGGGGAGGACCATGACATCCCCATCGGCATCGACAAAGCCCTGGAGAAGATGCAGAGGGGGGAACACTGCATCCTCTACCTCGGGCCACG GTACGGCTTTGGGGAGGCGGGGAAGCCAAAATACGGGATCCAGGCGAACGCGGAGCTGGTGTACGAGGTTACgctgaaaagctttgaaaag GCCAAGGAGTCGTGGGAGATGGACACCAAAGAGaagctggagcaggctgccatCGTCAAGGAGAAAGGCACAATGTACTTCAAG GAAGGCAAATACCTGCAGGCGGTGATTCAGTACGGGAAGATCGTGTCCTGGCTGGAGATGGAATATGGCTTGTCTGAGAAAGAGTCGAAAGCCTCCGACTCCTTCCTCCTGGCTGCCTTCCTCAACCTGGCCATGTGCTACCTGAAGCTGCGAGAGTACGCCAAAGCCGTCGAGTGCTGCGATAAG GCACTGGGACTAGACCAGGACAACGAGAAGGGCTTATACCGGAGGGGCGAAGCCAGGTTATTGATGAACGAGTTCGAGCTGGCAAAATGTGACTTTCAAAAAGTGCTGGAAGTGAATCCACAGAACAAAGCAGCGAAATCCCAGATCTCCGTCTGCCAGAAGAAAACGAAGGAGCACAACGAGCGGGACCGGAGGATCTATGCCAACATGTTCACAAAGTTTGCGGAGAGGGATGCAAAG GAAGCAGCTAGCAAAACCGGGGTCGAAAAAGCGGCGGAGAAAGTAGCTGGTGAAAAGGGACCCAAAACTCCCGGTGCTGAAGACGAAGAGGCTGAAGGAGACgtatga